The segment CAGTCAGCAGGGAGAGAATCTTGACGGACTGGAGGAGCTCCCATGGATTCGTGTCGTTGTAAAGAGCGAAGATGATGAAGAAGAGGCAGTTGATGAAGATCACTGTGGAAGATCACAAGCAGACagcctcttagctccactatcagacacaatgtcacactctcctgacaccgATGATGAAGACTTGTCATGTCAAATTGACAACACGCACTGGAAATGTTTCCAGTGTGACAAAACATTTAATGACCGTAGTAATCTGAAAAGACACATAAGAAGCCACACGGGGGAAAAACCATTTATGTGTTTAGTTTGTGGTAAGAAATTCTCTCAGAAAGTACACTTGGTCACACACACAAGAATACACACAGGAAAGAAGGCTTTTTCATGTTCGGTGTGTGGTGTCGATTTTGAACGAAAGCAAGATCTGAAAatgcacatgagaatacacaccggtGAAAAACATTTTACCTGTTCAGTCTGTGGTATTGGTTTTGCACAAAATCGCTATTTGAAaaaacacatgagaagacacaccggGGAAAAGCCATATTTCTGTTCAATCTGCAACAAATGCTTTTCTGACCGAACACCACTTGTAGTCCACATGAGAACTCACACGGGTGAGAAAGTGTTGGGTTGCAGTGGGTGTAAAGAAAGATTCTCTTATAAGTACCAGCTTAACaatcacaagtgtgctggtgagaaggaCAGCACTACATAAAGCCGCAGGTGTTGTCACCAATGTAATAACTTTGACtttttaacatgtgtgacattgtcGTTGTAACATGCTTCTTACCATTTCAACAAACTTCATTGCTTTTTGATCGGGGTACATAATAGAAAAGTGTGTACATTGATACAAATTTCCCCCTAGAAAATAATGATTAATTGGTTCCAGACTCAACAAAAGTTATGTTTGTGAAAGTCTGTACATGTTAAACACAATTGTGATGGGTCAAATGATAACAAAGCATTTATACATTATGAAACACAGTTATACTGTGTCCATTGTTGCCtcggtgtgtcactttaagaaaaagaaaaacaatacagCTTCTGTGTAATTAAAACACTCCTTTCGGCTTACGAGTGACAGCTCCTACTGAAAGAAGTCAGAGGAGTGGCGTGCCGCGTTTG is part of the Nerophis lumbriciformis linkage group LG31, RoL_Nlum_v2.1, whole genome shotgun sequence genome and harbors:
- the LOC133574152 gene encoding uncharacterized protein isoform X2; the encoded protein is MCERAIAEYEVKRSQTEDEKNRRRQLLDAVFRKHQDVSETLSPAEQELPPLPHIKEEEEERCISQQGENLDGLEELPWIRVVVKSEDDEEEAVDEDHCGRSQADSLLAPLSDTMSHSPDTDDEDLSCQIDNTHWKCFQCDKTFNDRSNLKRHIRSHTGEKPFMCLVCGKKFSQKVHLVTHTRIHTGKKAFSCSVCGVDFERKQDLKMHMRIHTGEKHFTCSVCGIGFAQNRYLKKHMRRHTGEKPYFCSICNKCFSDRTPLVVHMRTHTGEKVLGCSGCKERFSYKYQLNNHKCAGEKDSTT
- the LOC133574152 gene encoding uncharacterized protein isoform X1, whose translation is MCERAIAEYEVKRSQTEDEKNRRRQLLDAVFRKHQGVLLRADVSETLSPAEQELPPLPHIKEEEEERCISQQGENLDGLEELPWIRVVVKSEDDEEEAVDEDHCGRSQADSLLAPLSDTMSHSPDTDDEDLSCQIDNTHWKCFQCDKTFNDRSNLKRHIRSHTGEKPFMCLVCGKKFSQKVHLVTHTRIHTGKKAFSCSVCGVDFERKQDLKMHMRIHTGEKHFTCSVCGIGFAQNRYLKKHMRRHTGEKPYFCSICNKCFSDRTPLVVHMRTHTGEKVLGCSGCKERFSYKYQLNNHKCAGEKDSTT